The following proteins are encoded in a genomic region of Streptomyces sp. NBC_01723:
- a CDS encoding RICIN domain-containing protein — MTAPRNRLALAAVATALALAGGASLGSPPASASDPGTTYTVTVGDKGSWTRPDDTPAATYIDKDGTFYYQQAHALYGADDSRAWSFYTGTDLDTAERSDAISDAVDPDEPRDRNDDTTWRCNNSPTGKESTFPPAGSHYAQKNYCDLAGVWVDPDTGDWYGLVHNEFTPQPFADGLHYDGIDLAVSRDKGRTWSIEDHVITSPYSTKRGDTEAFPQQTYHYGDGDPRLFADTASGYFYVYYGSRIVDKGGSWKAFHAHVARAPMSGKMAPGTWQKWYDGAWSEPGVGGRESNMVPVGGSGDTGYTPAADEYDPATPGKVDEQVAAGRMPPTSPLFVMDITYNAHLGLYIGEPQAVDQSGDAPQQFYATDDLATQKWFPVGDTGDHTNASWYRWFLDGVNRTGSGIVGKSFRSYCSFGCSDGKVSEYVDITIGTSDPAAPVDVDKTYRITGADGWALAQRSAHGSATTSVRGPKPSGPAEWVFTGNGDGSYRIANAATGRLLGVDSTTTAGRAWGTKPTVTRPGSGGPSVGQQWFVIPGTSADGTADGTYRLVNRYSGLVIGVSGNPHRRAETTPVRSWTDSTGDRVGGRRGPGEQTLTLTPTGRAG; from the coding sequence TTGACCGCTCCCCGGAACAGACTCGCCCTCGCGGCCGTCGCCACCGCGCTCGCCCTCGCCGGCGGCGCGTCCCTCGGCTCCCCGCCCGCGTCGGCGTCCGACCCCGGCACCACCTACACCGTCACCGTCGGGGACAAGGGCTCCTGGACCCGGCCCGACGACACCCCGGCCGCCACCTACATCGACAAGGACGGCACCTTCTACTACCAGCAGGCCCACGCGCTGTACGGCGCCGACGACAGCCGTGCCTGGAGCTTCTACACCGGCACGGACCTCGACACCGCCGAACGGTCCGACGCGATCAGCGACGCCGTCGACCCCGACGAGCCCAGGGACCGCAACGACGACACCACCTGGCGGTGCAACAACAGCCCGACCGGAAAGGAGTCCACCTTCCCGCCCGCCGGCTCGCACTACGCGCAGAAGAACTACTGCGACCTGGCCGGTGTGTGGGTGGACCCGGACACCGGCGACTGGTACGGCCTGGTGCACAACGAGTTCACCCCCCAGCCCTTCGCCGACGGCCTTCACTACGACGGCATCGACCTGGCGGTCTCCCGCGACAAGGGCCGGACCTGGTCCATCGAGGACCACGTCATCACCTCGCCGTACAGCACGAAGCGCGGTGACACCGAGGCGTTCCCGCAGCAGACCTACCACTACGGCGACGGTGACCCCCGCCTGTTCGCCGACACCGCCTCCGGGTACTTCTACGTCTACTACGGCTCGCGGATCGTGGACAAGGGCGGCAGCTGGAAGGCGTTCCACGCCCACGTGGCCCGCGCGCCGATGTCCGGCAAGATGGCGCCCGGCACCTGGCAGAAGTGGTACGACGGCGCCTGGTCCGAGCCCGGCGTCGGGGGCCGCGAGAGCAACATGGTGCCCGTCGGCGGCTCCGGGGACACCGGCTACACGCCCGCGGCGGACGAGTACGACCCGGCCACTCCCGGCAAGGTCGACGAGCAGGTGGCCGCGGGCCGGATGCCCCCGACCTCGCCCCTGTTCGTCATGGACATCACCTACAACGCCCACCTGGGCCTGTACATCGGTGAACCCCAGGCGGTCGACCAGAGCGGCGACGCCCCGCAGCAGTTCTACGCCACCGACGACCTCGCCACGCAGAAGTGGTTCCCGGTCGGCGACACCGGCGACCACACCAACGCGTCCTGGTACCGCTGGTTCCTCGACGGTGTGAACAGGACCGGCTCCGGCATCGTCGGCAAGTCGTTCCGCTCGTACTGCTCCTTCGGCTGCTCGGACGGCAAGGTCTCCGAGTACGTCGACATCACCATCGGCACCTCCGACCCGGCGGCACCGGTCGACGTGGACAAGACGTACCGGATCACCGGGGCGGACGGCTGGGCCCTCGCCCAGAGGAGCGCGCACGGCTCCGCCACCACGTCGGTGCGCGGGCCGAAGCCGTCCGGGCCGGCGGAGTGGGTCTTCACCGGCAACGGCGACGGCTCCTACCGCATCGCCAACGCCGCGACCGGCAGGCTGCTCGGCGTCGACTCCACCACCACGGCCGGCCGGGCCTGGGGCACCAAGCCCACCGTCACCCGCCCCGGCAGCGGCGGACCCTCCGTCGGACAGCAGTGGTTCGTCATCCCCGGCACCTCCGCCGACGGCACCGCCGACGGCACGTACCGGCTGGTCAACCGCTACAGCGGCCTGGTGATCGGCGTCTCCGGCAACCCCCACCGGCGCGCCGAGACCACGCCCGTCCGCTCCTGGACCGACAGCACCGGCGACCGGGTCGGCGGTCGGCGCGGCCCCGGAGAGCAGACGCTGACCCTCACCCCGACGGGGCGGGCCGGCTGA
- a CDS encoding amylo-alpha-1,6-glucosidase — MTTAEARVQLVRDATFVRLGTDGEITGTRGTAPDGLFLQDARHLSRWRLTVDGTAPVVLVPATADGDDTAACVLTPEGTRDHPPAYTVFRRQSVTAGAFTEHLTLVSNRPDPVTAHVELTVGADFADLFELRADDRHYAKPGAEYETHDRADGPVFTYRRAAWHARTELTCRPAPDTAGAAEPEGDATVRTLSWRLPLDAHGRAEVRLTARAHPHGHTAPTPSTPATGRRHPHGQASAPDDLTRTCERGLADLDLLTIPVTGVDGEHLRVPAAGIPWFMTLFGRDSLLTSYFLLPYRPATAAAVLSALAAVQGERHDPFSGEQPGRIVHETRHGELAHFRQVPYGRYYGAVDATPLFLVLLHAHHETTGDRTLAVRLELHARRAVDWMLTDGGLERHGYLVYTPDPNGLVNQNWKDSEGAVCFADGTQAEGPIAVSEAQGYAYDALLRTAELAAGVWGDEPYARRLRETAAGLRDRFTSDFWMPGADFPALALDGDGRQVDALASDAGHLLWSGILDEERARRVGRRLLEPDFFSGWAIRTLAAGQRPYHPLSYHRGSAWPHDNAVVALGLARQGLADEVRTVADGLIAAASHHGHRLPEVLAGYDRSATPAPVPYPHSCSPQAWAAATPLALRTALGEGPLSP, encoded by the coding sequence ATGACCACGGCCGAAGCCCGCGTCCAACTCGTGCGCGACGCCACCTTCGTACGGCTCGGCACCGACGGCGAGATCACCGGCACCCGCGGCACGGCGCCGGACGGCCTGTTCTTGCAGGACGCCCGGCACCTGAGTCGCTGGCGGCTCACCGTCGACGGCACCGCGCCCGTCGTCCTGGTACCCGCCACGGCGGACGGCGACGACACGGCCGCCTGCGTCCTGACCCCCGAGGGCACCCGGGACCACCCGCCCGCCTACACCGTCTTCCGGCGGCAGAGCGTCACCGCGGGCGCGTTCACCGAGCACCTGACCCTGGTCAGCAACCGCCCCGACCCCGTGACCGCCCACGTCGAGCTGACCGTCGGCGCCGACTTCGCCGACCTCTTCGAACTCCGCGCCGACGACCGCCACTACGCCAAGCCCGGCGCCGAGTACGAAACCCACGACCGCGCCGACGGGCCGGTCTTCACCTACCGGCGGGCCGCATGGCACGCCCGTACGGAACTCACCTGCCGCCCCGCCCCGGACACGGCCGGAGCCGCGGAGCCGGAAGGGGACGCCACCGTCCGGACCCTGTCCTGGCGGCTGCCGCTCGACGCGCACGGACGGGCGGAAGTGCGGCTGACCGCCCGCGCCCACCCGCACGGACACACCGCGCCCACCCCTTCCACCCCCGCCACCGGCCGACGGCACCCGCACGGCCAGGCGTCCGCGCCGGACGACCTCACCCGCACCTGTGAACGCGGACTGGCCGACCTCGACCTGCTGACCATCCCGGTCACCGGCGTCGACGGCGAGCACCTGCGCGTCCCCGCCGCGGGAATCCCGTGGTTCATGACCCTGTTCGGGCGCGACTCGCTGCTGACCTCGTACTTCCTGCTGCCGTACCGGCCCGCGACGGCGGCCGCCGTGCTGAGCGCGCTCGCCGCCGTCCAGGGCGAGCGCCACGACCCCTTCAGCGGAGAGCAGCCCGGACGCATCGTCCACGAGACCCGCCACGGCGAACTCGCCCACTTCCGGCAGGTCCCGTACGGCCGTTACTACGGCGCCGTCGACGCCACCCCGCTCTTCCTCGTGCTGCTCCACGCCCACCACGAGACGACCGGCGACCGCACCCTCGCCGTCCGCCTGGAGCTGCACGCCCGGCGGGCCGTCGACTGGATGCTCACCGACGGCGGCCTCGAGCGGCACGGCTACCTCGTGTACACCCCCGACCCGAACGGTCTGGTCAACCAGAACTGGAAGGATTCCGAGGGCGCCGTCTGCTTCGCCGACGGAACCCAGGCCGAGGGGCCGATCGCGGTCTCGGAGGCACAGGGCTACGCCTACGACGCGCTCCTGCGCACCGCCGAACTCGCCGCCGGCGTCTGGGGCGACGAACCCTACGCGCGCCGTCTGCGGGAGACCGCCGCAGGGCTGCGCGACCGCTTCACGTCGGACTTCTGGATGCCCGGGGCCGACTTCCCGGCCCTCGCCCTGGACGGCGACGGCCGCCAGGTCGACGCGCTGGCCTCGGATGCCGGGCACCTGCTGTGGTCCGGCATCCTCGACGAGGAGCGCGCCCGCCGGGTGGGAAGGCGGCTGCTGGAGCCGGACTTCTTCTCCGGCTGGGCCATCCGCACCCTGGCCGCCGGGCAGCGCCCGTACCACCCGCTCTCCTACCACCGGGGCAGCGCCTGGCCGCACGACAACGCGGTCGTCGCGCTGGGTCTGGCCCGCCAGGGACTCGCGGACGAGGTGCGCACCGTCGCCGACGGCCTGATCGCGGCGGCGTCCCACCACGGCCACCGGCTGCCCGAGGTCCTGGCCGGCTACGACCGCTCCGCGACCCCCGCACCGGTCCCGTACCCCCACTCCTGCTCCCCGCAGGCCTGGGCGGCGGCCACCCCGCTGGCCCTGCGGACGGCGCTGGGGGAGGGGCCGCTCAGTCCCTGA
- a CDS encoding MGH1-like glycoside hydrolase domain-containing protein, producing the protein MNSPDLLDRPAPAAPADLTLRRGAARVLLDNWTGASTVPSRTLYPHQWSWDSAFVAIGLRHLSVRRAQRELESLLAAQWADGRVPHIVFNPALPHDAYFPSPDFWQSSRAGRAAGAPSAAETSGIVQPPVHALAAWLVHRADPDESRRRGFLARVHPCLAAWHDYLLDRRDLGGGGLAAVVHPWEPGMDNSPCWDRALQRIEPSPPGTFRRADLDHGHPADRPTDLDYGRYVRLATEYREAGYDDRTAPHRFAVEDPSFNALLAVSELALAAMARELGLPGERHTERAAALTRALVDRLWDAEAGLFRVRDLHTGTHVDERSVSGLVPLLVPHLPEDVVRSLHATLTGPHFSAPATRLVPSYDLTGPAFDPTRYWRGPAWFNTAWLIERGLRTHGLRQEADVLRADFLARAGHSGFAEYVDPDTGAARGTRHFSWTAALTLDLLSPGPAADHPTGYDPTGYDLTEARS; encoded by the coding sequence GTGAACTCTCCCGACCTCCTGGACCGGCCCGCGCCCGCCGCGCCCGCAGACCTGACCCTGCGGCGCGGTGCGGCGCGGGTCCTCCTCGACAACTGGACCGGCGCCTCCACCGTCCCCTCCCGCACCCTCTACCCGCACCAGTGGAGTTGGGACTCCGCCTTCGTCGCCATCGGGCTGCGCCACCTGTCGGTGCGCCGCGCCCAGCGCGAACTGGAGTCCCTGCTGGCCGCGCAGTGGGCGGACGGCCGCGTCCCGCACATCGTCTTCAACCCGGCCCTGCCGCACGACGCCTACTTCCCGAGCCCCGACTTCTGGCAGTCCTCCCGGGCCGGCCGCGCCGCGGGCGCGCCGTCGGCCGCCGAGACCTCGGGCATCGTCCAGCCGCCCGTGCACGCCCTGGCGGCCTGGCTGGTGCACCGCGCCGACCCGGACGAGTCCCGCCGCCGCGGCTTCCTCGCCCGCGTCCACCCGTGCCTCGCCGCCTGGCACGACTACCTCCTCGACCGCCGCGACCTCGGCGGCGGCGGCCTCGCGGCCGTCGTGCACCCGTGGGAACCCGGCATGGACAACAGCCCCTGCTGGGACCGGGCGCTCCAGCGGATCGAGCCCAGCCCGCCCGGCACCTTCCGGCGCGCCGACCTCGACCACGGCCACCCCGCCGACCGGCCCACCGACCTCGACTACGGCCGCTACGTGCGGCTGGCCACCGAGTACCGGGAGGCCGGCTACGACGACCGGACGGCACCCCACCGGTTCGCCGTGGAGGACCCGTCCTTCAACGCGCTGCTGGCCGTGAGTGAACTGGCGCTCGCCGCCATGGCACGCGAACTGGGCCTGCCGGGGGAGCGGCACACGGAGCGGGCCGCCGCACTGACCCGGGCGCTGGTGGACCGGCTGTGGGACGCGGAGGCCGGACTGTTCCGCGTCCGCGACCTGCACACCGGCACGCACGTCGACGAGCGGAGCGTCAGCGGCCTGGTCCCGCTGCTCGTCCCGCACCTGCCCGAGGACGTCGTCCGGAGCCTGCACGCCACGCTGACCGGGCCGCACTTCAGCGCCCCGGCCACCCGGCTGGTCCCGAGCTACGACCTGACCGGCCCCGCCTTCGACCCCACCCGGTACTGGCGCGGCCCCGCCTGGTTCAACACGGCCTGGCTGATCGAGCGGGGACTGCGCACCCACGGCCTGCGGCAGGAGGCCGACGTGCTGCGCGCCGACTTCCTCGCCCGGGCCGGACACTCGGGGTTCGCCGAGTACGTCGACCCCGACACCGGCGCGGCCCGCGGCACCCGGCACTTCTCCTGGACCGCCGCCCTCACCCTCGACCTGCTGAGCCCCGGCCCGGCGGCGGACCACCCGACCGGGTACGACCCGACGGGCTACGACCTGACGGAGGCCCGGTCATGA
- a CDS encoding LacI family DNA-binding transcriptional regulator, whose product MTKQQGDGGRRPPGMTDVARAAGVSAQTVSRVLSGHPHVREKTRADVMAAVARLGYRRNNAARMLSSGRSRTIGVVTLRTTFYSRALVTSGIEGAAQAAGYTVSTATTASLDTSAIEDALSRLTDQGVEGIILSVPLIHTSPRLEELTRATPTLTIDGSRTDATEVVAVDQSLAARLATRHLLDLGHETVWHLAGPEQWLEAASRREGWRTTLEAAGRAVPPPLEGDWSPASGYRGGLVLGRIPDATAVFVASDEMAFGVVRALRELGRRVPEDVSVVGVDDIELAEYCSPPLTTVAQPFAQMGELAVAHLLRYIAAPETVPEPASVEPRLVVRASTAAPVRD is encoded by the coding sequence ATGACGAAGCAACAGGGCGACGGCGGGCGACGGCCGCCGGGGATGACCGACGTGGCCCGTGCCGCCGGGGTGTCCGCGCAGACGGTGTCACGGGTGCTCTCGGGCCATCCGCACGTGCGGGAGAAGACGCGGGCCGACGTCATGGCCGCGGTGGCCAGGCTCGGCTACCGGCGCAACAACGCGGCCCGCATGCTCTCCTCCGGGCGCAGCCGCACGATCGGCGTGGTGACCCTCCGCACCACCTTCTACTCACGCGCCCTGGTCACCTCGGGCATCGAGGGCGCCGCGCAGGCCGCCGGATACACGGTGAGCACCGCGACCACCGCCTCGCTGGACACCTCCGCCATCGAGGACGCGCTGTCCCGGCTCACCGACCAGGGGGTCGAGGGCATCATCCTTTCGGTGCCGCTGATCCACACGAGCCCGCGGCTCGAAGAGCTGACCCGTGCCACGCCCACGCTCACCATCGACGGTTCGCGCACCGACGCCACCGAGGTCGTCGCCGTGGACCAGTCCCTGGCGGCCCGGCTGGCCACCCGGCATCTGCTGGACCTCGGCCACGAGACGGTCTGGCACCTCGCGGGCCCGGAGCAGTGGCTGGAGGCCGCCAGCAGAAGGGAGGGCTGGCGGACCACGCTGGAGGCCGCAGGGCGCGCGGTGCCGCCGCCCCTGGAGGGCGACTGGTCGCCCGCCTCAGGCTACCGGGGCGGGCTGGTCCTGGGCCGGATCCCGGACGCGACGGCGGTGTTCGTGGCGAGCGACGAGATGGCGTTCGGCGTCGTCCGGGCCCTGCGCGAACTGGGACGGCGCGTCCCGGAGGACGTCTCCGTGGTGGGCGTCGACGACATCGAGCTGGCGGAGTACTGCTCACCGCCCCTGACCACCGTCGCCCAGCCCTTCGCGCAGATGGGCGAACTCGCCGTCGCCCACCTGCTGCGCTACATCGCCGCCCCCGAGACGGTGCCCGAACCGGCGTCGGTGGAACCGCGCCTCGTCGTCCGAGCGAGCACGGCGGCGCCCGTCAGGGACTGA
- the metE gene encoding 5-methyltetrahydropteroyltriglutamate--homocysteine S-methyltransferase codes for MNRTSAPVHATVYGYPRQGPDRELKKAVEGYWKGRVTADALHATAAGLRAGNWRQLVEAGVDEVPTGDFSYYDHVLDTSVMVGAVPARHRDAVAADALDGYFAMARGTQDVAPLEMTKWFDTNYHYLVPELGPDTVFTADSGKQVSELREALALGLAARPVLVGPVTYLLLAKPAPGAPADFEPLTLLDRLLPVYAGVLADLRTAGAEWVQLDEPALVQDRTPAELNAAARAYRDLGALTDRPRLLVASYFDRLGDALPVLAKAPVEGLALDFTEAAAANLEDLAGVGGLPGKRLVAGIVNGRNIWVNDLSRSLATLGTLLGLADRVDVSASCSLLHVPLDTAAERDIEPQILRWLAFARQKTAETVTLAKGLARGTGAIAAELAANRADLASRAGSPITRDPAVRARTGAVTEADARRSQPYPERAAAQRAHLRLPPLPTTTIGSFPQTGELRTARADLRAGRIDTEGYEERIRAEIREVVDFQEKTGLDVLVHGEPERNDMVQYFAERLTGYLATRHGWVQSYGTRYVRPPVLAGDVSRPEPMTVRWTTYAQSLTGRPVKGMLTGPVTMLAWSFVRDDQPLADTARQVALALRDEVADLEAAGTSVIQVDEPALRETLPLRSAGRPAYLEWATAAFRLSTGGVRPDTQIHTHMCYAEFGDVVGAIDDLDADVISLEAARSHMQVARELASHGYPREAGPGVYDIHSPRVPSAEEAAGLLRTGLAAIPAERLWVNPDCGLKTRGWPEIRSSLANLVAAAHAVRGELSAS; via the coding sequence GCCGACGCCCTCCACGCCACCGCCGCCGGGCTGCGCGCCGGCAACTGGCGTCAGCTCGTCGAGGCCGGTGTCGACGAGGTGCCCACCGGCGACTTCTCGTACTACGACCACGTGCTGGACACCTCCGTCATGGTCGGCGCCGTCCCCGCGCGGCACCGGGACGCCGTGGCCGCCGACGCGCTCGACGGGTACTTCGCCATGGCGCGCGGCACCCAGGACGTGGCGCCGCTGGAGATGACCAAGTGGTTCGACACCAACTACCACTACCTCGTGCCGGAGTTGGGTCCGGACACGGTGTTCACCGCCGACTCGGGCAAGCAGGTCTCGGAGCTGCGGGAGGCACTCGCGCTGGGTCTGGCGGCCCGCCCGGTGCTCGTCGGCCCGGTCACCTACCTGCTCCTCGCCAAGCCGGCGCCCGGCGCCCCCGCCGACTTCGAGCCCCTCACCCTCCTCGACCGACTGCTGCCGGTGTACGCGGGGGTCCTCGCCGACCTGCGCACGGCCGGCGCGGAGTGGGTGCAGCTCGACGAGCCGGCCCTGGTCCAGGACCGCACGCCGGCCGAACTCAACGCCGCCGCCCGCGCCTACCGTGATCTGGGCGCCCTCACCGACCGGCCCCGGCTGCTGGTCGCCTCGTACTTCGACCGCCTGGGCGACGCCCTGCCGGTCCTGGCCAAGGCGCCGGTCGAGGGACTGGCGCTGGACTTCACCGAGGCCGCCGCGGCCAACCTGGAGGACCTGGCCGGCGTGGGCGGTCTGCCCGGCAAGCGCCTGGTCGCGGGTATCGTCAACGGCCGCAACATCTGGGTGAACGACCTGTCCCGCTCCCTGGCCACGCTCGGCACCCTGCTCGGTCTGGCCGACCGCGTGGACGTGTCGGCCTCCTGCTCCCTGCTGCACGTGCCGCTGGACACGGCGGCGGAGCGGGACATCGAGCCGCAGATCCTGCGCTGGCTCGCCTTCGCCCGGCAGAAGACGGCGGAGACCGTCACCCTCGCCAAGGGCCTGGCCCGAGGCACGGGCGCGATCGCCGCCGAACTCGCCGCGAACCGCGCCGACCTGGCCTCCCGCGCGGGCTCCCCCATCACCCGGGACCCCGCCGTCCGCGCCCGCACCGGCGCGGTCACCGAGGCCGACGCGCGCCGCTCCCAGCCGTACCCCGAACGCGCCGCCGCCCAGCGGGCGCACCTGCGGCTGCCGCCGCTGCCGACGACCACCATCGGCTCCTTCCCGCAGACCGGCGAGCTGCGCACGGCCCGCGCCGACCTGAGGGCCGGGCGGATCGACACGGAGGGCTACGAGGAGCGCATCCGGGCGGAGATCCGGGAGGTCGTCGACTTCCAGGAGAAGACCGGCCTGGACGTGCTGGTGCACGGCGAGCCCGAGCGCAACGACATGGTCCAGTACTTCGCCGAGCGGCTGACGGGGTATCTGGCCACCCGGCACGGCTGGGTGCAGTCCTACGGCACCCGCTACGTCCGTCCGCCCGTGCTGGCCGGTGACGTCTCGCGCCCGGAGCCGATGACCGTGCGCTGGACGACGTACGCCCAGTCCCTCACCGGCCGCCCGGTCAAGGGCATGCTCACGGGTCCGGTCACCATGCTGGCCTGGTCCTTCGTCCGCGACGACCAGCCCCTCGCGGACACCGCCCGCCAGGTCGCCCTCGCCCTGCGCGACGAGGTGGCCGACCTGGAGGCCGCGGGGACCTCCGTGATCCAGGTCGACGAACCCGCGCTGCGCGAGACCCTGCCGCTGCGGTCGGCCGGCCGGCCCGCCTATCTGGAGTGGGCCACCGCGGCCTTCCGGCTCAGCACCGGCGGGGTGCGTCCCGACACTCAGATCCACACCCACATGTGCTACGCCGAGTTCGGTGACGTCGTGGGGGCCATCGACGACCTCGACGCCGACGTGATCAGCCTGGAGGCCGCCCGTTCCCACATGCAGGTCGCCCGCGAACTGGCCTCCCACGGCTACCCGCGGGAGGCCGGGCCCGGTGTGTACGACATCCACTCGCCCCGTGTGCCGAGCGCCGAGGAGGCGGCGGGACTGCTGCGCACCGGGCTCGCGGCGATCCCGGCGGAACGCCTGTGGGTCAACCCGGACTGCGGTCTGAAGACCCGCGGCTGGCCCGAGATCCGTTCCTCGCTGGCGAACCTGGTCGCCGCCGCCCACGCGGTCCGCGGTGAGCTGTCCGCCTCCTGA
- a CDS encoding glycoside hydrolase family 35 protein → MTLPRTPALTHADGTFLRAGRPHRVLSGSLHYFRVHPEQWADRLDRLAALGLNTVDTYVPWNFHERRPGEADFDGWRDIARFARLAQRTGLDVMVRPGPYICAEWDNGGLPAWLTGTPGMRLRTSHGPYLEAVGRWFDALVPRLAELQAVHGGPVVAVQIENEYGSYGDDHDYVRWVRDALTDRGITELLYTADGPTPLMLDGGSVPGELAAATFGSRPEEAAALLRARRPGEPFFCAEFWNGWFDHWGEKHHVRTSDSAARDVGDILDAGGSVSLYMAHGGTNFGLWAGANHDGESLQPTVTSYDSDAPVAEHGALTPKFHALRERFATVPGVRARPRPLPADPPLLPPATLPVTRRAALLDGVRAAAEPVHAPVPLGFDELGQSAGLVLYTAHPLLPAGRHEVTVTGLHDRAQVFADGVPVAVLDRETASFPLTGTGARVRLELLVENQGRINYGPLLGQGKGILGGVRVERRLVHGWTMHPLPLDEWSPHDIARATSAAGPGGTAGFATAVLDVPEPADTFLTLPGFAKGFVWVGDMLLGRYWEAGPQTTLYLPRPLLRPGPNTLTVLELERLGDHVALVDRPDLGPAEEYVETFD, encoded by the coding sequence GTGACCCTCCCCCGCACGCCCGCACTCACCCACGCCGACGGCACCTTCCTGCGCGCCGGCCGCCCGCACCGCGTCCTGTCCGGCTCGCTGCACTACTTCCGCGTCCACCCGGAGCAGTGGGCCGACCGCCTGGACCGGCTGGCGGCCCTCGGGCTCAACACCGTGGACACCTACGTCCCGTGGAACTTCCACGAACGCCGCCCCGGCGAGGCCGACTTCGACGGGTGGCGGGACATCGCGCGCTTCGCCCGGCTGGCCCAGCGGACCGGCCTCGACGTGATGGTGCGGCCCGGTCCCTACATCTGCGCCGAGTGGGACAACGGCGGGCTGCCGGCCTGGCTCACCGGCACCCCCGGCATGCGGCTGCGCACCAGCCACGGCCCCTACCTGGAAGCGGTCGGCCGCTGGTTCGACGCGCTCGTCCCGCGCCTGGCCGAACTCCAGGCCGTACACGGCGGACCGGTCGTCGCCGTCCAGATCGAGAACGAGTACGGCAGCTACGGCGACGACCACGACTACGTCCGCTGGGTGCGGGACGCCCTGACCGACCGCGGCATCACCGAACTGCTCTACACCGCCGACGGTCCCACCCCGCTCATGCTCGACGGCGGGAGCGTCCCCGGCGAACTGGCGGCCGCCACCTTCGGTTCCCGACCCGAGGAGGCGGCGGCACTCCTGCGCGCACGCCGGCCCGGTGAACCCTTCTTCTGCGCCGAGTTCTGGAACGGCTGGTTCGACCACTGGGGTGAGAAGCACCACGTGCGGACCTCGGACAGCGCCGCCCGGGACGTCGGGGACATCCTCGACGCGGGCGGCTCGGTCAGCCTCTACATGGCGCACGGCGGCACCAACTTCGGCCTGTGGGCGGGCGCCAACCACGACGGGGAGTCCCTGCAACCCACGGTCACCAGCTACGACTCGGACGCCCCGGTGGCCGAACACGGCGCGCTCACCCCCAAGTTCCACGCACTGCGGGAGAGGTTCGCCACCGTGCCCGGCGTCCGGGCGCGCCCGCGGCCCCTGCCCGCCGACCCGCCCCTGCTGCCGCCCGCGACGCTGCCCGTGACCCGGCGGGCCGCCCTGCTGGACGGAGTGCGCGCCGCCGCCGAGCCCGTGCACGCGCCCGTGCCGCTCGGCTTCGACGAACTCGGCCAGTCCGCCGGCCTCGTGCTCTACACGGCCCACCCACTGCTGCCCGCCGGCCGCCACGAGGTGACCGTGACCGGCCTGCACGACCGGGCCCAGGTGTTCGCCGACGGCGTGCCCGTCGCCGTACTCGACCGCGAGACCGCCTCCTTCCCCCTGACCGGCACCGGTGCGCGCGTCCGGCTGGAGCTGCTGGTGGAGAACCAGGGGCGGATCAACTACGGGCCGCTCCTCGGCCAGGGCAAGGGCATCCTCGGCGGCGTACGGGTGGAGCGCCGGCTCGTGCACGGCTGGACCATGCACCCGCTCCCGCTGGACGAGTGGTCGCCGCACGACATCGCCCGCGCCACGTCGGCCGCCGGGCCCGGCGGCACGGCCGGGTTCGCCACCGCCGTGCTGGACGTCCCCGAACCCGCCGACACCTTCCTCACCCTGCCCGGATTCGCCAAGGGCTTCGTCTGGGTCGGCGACATGCTGCTCGGGCGCTACTGGGAGGCGGGCCCCCAGACCACGCTGTACCTGCCCCGCCCCCTCCTCCGCCCGGGCCCCAACACTCTCACCGTCCTGGAGCTGGAACGCCTCGGCGACCACGTCGCCCTCGTGGACCGCCCCGACCTCGGACCGGCCGAGGAATACGTCGAGACGTTCGACTGA